In one Sander lucioperca isolate FBNREF2018 chromosome 7, SLUC_FBN_1.2, whole genome shotgun sequence genomic region, the following are encoded:
- the LOC116036364 gene encoding troponin I, fast skeletal muscle-like: MADEKRLSARRKHTLKGCMLMVGTNLLEAEASMKIEEREKFLAEKCPPLELPYSKDELMELVEKLHQQINMSEEERYCIEFKLNMVLNEVRDLNIKIVDMRGKFKRPRLKKVRMSADAMLKALLGSKHTVNMDLRANLKQVKKEVKEEDKQLRDVGDWRKNIEDKSDRKKMFDS; this comes from the exons ATGGCCGACGA GAAAAGACTGTCTGCGAGGCGCAAGCACACTCTGAAA GGCTGTATGCTAATGGTGGGAACTAATTTATTGGAAGCCGAAGCATCAATGAAGATTGAGGAAAGGGAGAAGTTCCTGGCGGAGAAATGTCCTCCTCTGGAGCTGCCGTACTCCAAGGACGAGCTCAtg GAACTTGTCGAGAAACTCCATCAGCAGATTAACATGAGTGAGGAGGAGAGATACTGCATAGAGTTCAAACTCAACATGGTGCTGAATGAG GTCCGAGATCTCAACATTAAGATTGTGGATATGAGAGGAAAGTTCAAGAGACCCCGTCTGAAGAAAGTGCGTATGTCGGCCGACGCCATGCTGAAGGCTCTGCTGGGCTCCAAGCACACGGTCAACATGGACCTCAGAGCCAACCTGAAGCAGGTCAAGAAGGAGGTCAAAGAGGAG GACAAGCAGCTGCGCGACGTGGGAGACTGGCGTAAGAACATTGAAGACAAGTCTGATAGGAAGAAGATGTTTGATAGTTAA